In the genome of Pseudoalteromonas rubra, one region contains:
- the cas6e gene encoding type I-E CRISPR-associated protein Cas6/Cse3/CasE, giving the protein MSDTLWYESRLYFDSDQAGEDLGFLHPDDLYKQHQWVWRCFVDSELTQADFMFRVDMALPVPTVFIRSKRQLKKAIKSWKIVTQTQPEQLKEEGLVQFSLRANPTVDITPKGEKTRRHDVLMHAKKQAQKANSDVNEAVDIAAKAWLDKKLQKGGLELLTQCIEFSNYKQHKVVKKDGARPIQLSSLDYFGVAKITDVQKLEQALFNGIGRSKAFGCGLMLIKPL; this is encoded by the coding sequence ATGTCTGACACTCTTTGGTATGAAAGCCGATTGTATTTTGATTCTGACCAGGCGGGAGAAGATCTTGGGTTTTTACACCCCGATGATCTTTATAAGCAGCATCAGTGGGTGTGGCGTTGTTTTGTTGACAGCGAGCTGACTCAGGCTGATTTTATGTTTCGCGTGGATATGGCGCTGCCAGTGCCAACAGTATTTATTCGCTCAAAACGTCAGCTAAAAAAAGCGATTAAAAGCTGGAAAATAGTCACTCAAACACAGCCGGAGCAGCTCAAAGAGGAAGGGCTGGTTCAGTTCTCATTGCGAGCTAACCCGACGGTAGATATTACGCCAAAAGGAGAGAAAACTCGCCGTCACGATGTTTTGATGCATGCCAAAAAACAGGCTCAAAAAGCAAATAGCGATGTAAATGAAGCTGTAGATATTGCTGCAAAAGCCTGGCTTGACAAAAAACTACAAAAGGGTGGTCTGGAGTTGCTTACTCAGTGTATTGAGTTCAGCAATTACAAGCAGCACAAAGTGGTTAAAAAAGACGGGGCAAGGCCCATCCAGTTGAGTTCGCTCGATTATTTTGGTGTGGCGAAAATCACCGATGTGCAAAAACTGGAGCAGGCATTATTCAACGGCATTGGTCGTTCCAAAGCCTTTGGCTGCGGACTGATGTTGATTAAACCGTTGTAA